A single region of the Ziziphus jujuba cultivar Dongzao chromosome 10, ASM3175591v1 genome encodes:
- the LOC112490676 gene encoding disease resistance protein RPV1-like yields MASSSKYDVFISFRGEDTRDSLTSHLYDALSQRKIHTFIDDRLERGDEISPNFRKAIKDSKISVISFSENYASSTWCLDELVHILECKKKHGQIVIPIFYRVDPSDVRKQEGKYAAAFAKHEKHFGFENRMDKVHQWKAALEQVANMSGWNSLITRTESKLVGVIVHDIVKKLNFKFSISNVKGLVGLEKHIKGIESLLCIDSPRIGVIGIWGMGGIGRIIVTTRDKQVLSRVIDKIYNIQGLNYDEAYKLFCSKAFKEKSSISDDYSTLSKRVICYAQGVPLALTVLGSFLYSMSKEEWESTLEKLKVTPSMDIQNVLRISYNGLDDNEKDMFLDIACFFTGHQSPAFVESILDACGFFTRIGLWILHDKSLICMSGYNLWMHHLLREMGRQGTATVEGIFLHNCGTIKVNLSPEVFSEMRSLRLLKIYGFDKKNKCNLKFPQDVQYLPDALASIGMDAL; encoded by the exons ATGGCTTCCTCAAGCAAATATGATGTTTTTATTAGTTTCAGGGGAGAGGATACACGTGATAGCTTGACCAGCCATCTTTACGATGCATTGAGTCAGAGAAAGATTCATACATTCATTGATGATAGGCTTGAGAGAGGTGATGAAATTTCGCCAAATTTTCGGAAAGCAATCAAGGATTCAAAGATTTCAGTAATAAGTTTTTCCGAAAACTATGCGTCTTCCACTTGGTGCTTGGATGAACTTGTTCACATACTTGAGTGCAAGAAAAAACATGGACAAATTGTGATACCTATTTTTTATCGCGTAGATCCATCCGATGTAAGGAAACAGGAGGGTAAGTATGCAGCTGCATTTGCCAAGCATGAAAAACATTTCGGTTTTGAGAATAGGATGGACAAGGTGCATCAATGGAAAGCTGCTTTGGAACAAGTAGCCAATATGTCTGGCTGGAATTCATTGATCA ctaggACTGAGTCCAAGTTGGTTGGGGTGATTGTTCATGACATTGTGAAGAAATTGAATTTCAAGTTTTCAATAAGCAATGTAAAGGGTCTAGTTGGACTTGAAAAGCATATTAAGGGAATTGAGTCCTTACTATGTATTGATTCGCCTCGTATTGGAGTTATAGGCATTTGGGGCATGGGTGGTATCG GTAGAATCATTGTAACAACTAGAGATAAGCAGGTGCTAAGTAGAGTGATTGACAAAATTTACAACATTCAGGGGTTAAATTACGATGAGGCTTATAAACTTTTCTGTTCAAaggcttttaaagaaaaatcttcCATATCAGATGATTACTCTACACTGTCAAAAAGGGTGATATGTTATGCACAAGGCGTTCCATTAGCTCTTACAGTTTTGGGTTCCTTCCTTTATTCCATGAGTAAAGAAGAATGGGAAAGTACATTGGAAAAACTGAAAGTAACTCCCAGTATGGACATTCAAAATGTGTTGAGAATAAGCTATAATGGATTGGATGACAACGAAAAGGATATGTTTCTTGATATTGCATGTTTCTTTACTGGACATCAATCCCCAGCTTTTGTAGAAAGTATACTTGATGCTTGTGGTTTCTTTACAAGAATAGGACTATGGATTCTACATGATAAGTCTCTTATATGCATGAGCGGGTACAATCTATGGATGCATCATCTATTAAGAGAAATGGGTAGGCAA GGAACTGCAACAGTTGAAGGCATATTCTTACATAATTGTGGGACTATAAAAGTAAACTTGAGCCCTGAAGTCTTCTCAGAGATGCGTAGTCTGAGGTTGCTTAAAATTTATGGATttgacaagaaaaataaatgcaatCTCAAGTTTCCTCAAGATGTTCAATATCTTCCTGATGCCCTTGCATCTATTGGAATGGATGCTCTTTAA
- the LOC125421074 gene encoding disease resistance protein RPP2A-like, producing the protein MICCKKWVEKLSEKTTKQPGDRSRLWKTENIHYVFKGNRGSAKVEGIFLNTSEMKEIILSPEIFSQMHNLRLLKIYNFDEEEKCKLKFPQGLHCLPDALTYLYWDGYPLKSLPSYFSPENIVILQMPNSQLEELWNGIQDLGKLIEMDLSHSKHLTKIPDAAHAPNLETINLEYCISLLQLPPTLQYHCKLSSLNLRCCSKLEKLPELSRNLKRVSFGRMYRNKRSSLIDWISRQTRVFESSQR; encoded by the exons ATGATCTGCTGCAAGAAATGGGTAGAGAAATTGTCCGAGAAGACTACTAAACAACCTGGAGACCGTAGTAGATTATGGAAAACTGAGAATATCCATTATGTGTTCAAAGGAAACAGG GGATCTGCAAAAGTTGAAGGCATATTCCTAAATACATCTGAGATGAAAGAGATAATTCTGAGCCCTGAAATCTTCTCACAGATGCATAATCTAAGGTtgcttaaaatttataattttgatgagGAAGAGAAATGCAAACTGAAATTTCCTCAAGGTCTTCATTGCCTTCCTGATGCACTTACATATCTATATTGGGATGGATACCCTCTTAAATCTTTGCCATCATATTTTAGTCCAGAGAACATTGTTATCCTTCAAATGCCTAACAGCCAACTTGAGGAACTTTGGAATGGCATTCAG GATCTTGGGAAGTTAATAGAGATGGATCTTAGTCACTCTAAGCACTTGACTAAAATCCCAGACGCTGCTCACGCTCCGAACCTTGAGACTATAAATCTTGAATACTGTATAAGTTTGCTTCAACTTCCTCCAACTCTGCAATATCATTGCAAGCTCAGTTCTTTGAACCTGAGATGCTGCTCAAAACTTGAGAAACTTCCAGAGCTATCCAGGAATTTGAAAAGAGTTAGTTTTGGAAGGATGTACAGAAATAAAAGAAGTTCCCTCATCGATTGGATCTCTAGACAAACTCGAGTCTTTGAATCTTCACAACGGTAA